One Brassica napus cultivar Da-Ae chromosome A1, Da-Ae, whole genome shotgun sequence genomic region harbors:
- the LOC125607580 gene encoding uncharacterized protein LOC125607580, with amino-acid sequence MELLMLRANVSEDSEATMARFLGVLNREIQDRVEMQHYLEIEEMLHKAILVEQQVKRRSHVRSSYGSSRYQTSKEDKPSYQKESKPQPKEEPKTNSIYSKDKDKVETTSSRERDVKCFKCQGRGHYANECTNKRVMIILENGEFESEDEKPETDQELSEAECEEEPVRGILLVARRTLNLQNKTEE; translated from the coding sequence atggagttgcttatgTTGAGAGCTAAtgtatctgaggacagtgaagctactATGGCACGGTTTCTTGGTGTacttaaccgtgagatacaagatagagtggagatgcaacattacttggagatagaggagatgttacacaaagctatcttggtggagcaACAAGTTAAAAGAAGAAGTCATGTGCGTAGCAGTTATGGTTCTAGTAGGTATCAGACTTCTAAAGAAGATAAACCAAGCTATCAGaaggagagcaagccacagccaaaGGAAGAGCCTAAGACTAATAGCATCTACAGCAAAGATAAGGATAAAGTGGAGACTACAAGCTCGCGTGAAAGAGATGTTAAGTGTTTTAAGtgtcaagggcgtgggcactatgctaatgagtgtaccaacaagagagttatgattattttggagaatggagagtttgaatCTGAAGATGAGAAACCAGAGACTGATCAAGAACTATCAGAGGCAGAGTGTGAGGAAGAACCCGTTCGTGGTATACTTTTGGTTGCGAGAAGGACTCTCAACTTGCAAAACAAAACCGAGGagtaa
- the LOC106453747 gene encoding uncharacterized protein At4g04775-like: MSSSSSVSGNTYFHRRHVERGTPKQCWCGEPAELCTSASRANPGRLYYCCRKGYIKRHLFKWADECLVEEVEDMKSVMSDMTKGISDLRVDVGRLEKELGKAEKMKCLMFPVVVCGFGMAIFWHYFFA, from the exons atgtcttcttcatcatctgtgTCTGGTAACACTTACTTTCACCGCCGGCATGTGGAAAGAGGAACGCCGAAACAGTGTTGGTGTGGTGAACCCGCTGAATTATGTACATCTGCATCACGGGCTAATCCAGGAAGACTGTACTATTGCTGTCGCAAAGGATATATTaag AGACATTTATTCAAATGGGCGGACGAGTGCTTGGTGGAAGAGGTAGAAGATATGAAATCGGTGATGAGTGACATGACCAAAGGCATATCAGATCTGAGAGTAGACGTTGGTCGGTTGGAGAAAGAACTCGGTAAAGCGGaaaagatgaagtgtttgatgttTCCAGTGGTGGTTTGTGGGTTTGGTATGGCCATATTTTGGCACTATTTCTTTGCGTAG
- the LOC125609030 gene encoding B3 domain-containing protein REM10-like gives MPNSHKPHFLKPLLPDFHSGVTIPLGFFSQHIEGKTNRKTWKLRSDATDQTWEVIQEGRRLTGGWKDFTTAHDLQIGDIVIFKHEGDMVFHVTPFGPSCCEIQYTHPHIIKEEADADDAPSFSFDYCFQAEVTASNLKEDKLYLPEGATTCTALNKQCQEIILVNKEGNSWTVSLRFSEADGMYYIRRGWRKFCRANRCAIGDLFVFNVVGDGKTTPLMCVCPEREE, from the exons ATGCCTAATTCGCACAAACCTCATTTCTTGAAGCCTCTGCTTCCCGATTTCCACAGTGGCGTG ACAATACCACTTGGCTTCTTCTCACAGCACATAGAAGGGAAGACAAACCGGAAAACATGGAAACTAAGATCGGACGCTACAGATCAAACTTGGGAAGTGATACAAGAAGGCAGGAGACTCACCGGAGGTTGGAAAGATTTCACCACAGCACATGACCTTCAAATCGGTGACATTGTCATCTTCAAACACGAAGGAGATATGGTGTTTCATGTCACACCATTTGGTCCTAGCTGTTGTGAGATTCAGTATACACATCCTCACATCATCAAGGAAGAAGCCGATGCGGATGATGCTCCTTCTTTCTCATTTGACTATTGTTTTCAGGCTGAGGTCACTGCTTCGAATCTAAAAGAAGACAAACTT TATCTTCCTGAGGGAGCTACGACTTGTACTGCTTTGAACAAACAATGCCAAGAGATAATACTTGTCAACAAAGAGGGAAATTCATGGACTGTGAGTTTGCGATTTAGCGAAGCAGACGGCATGTATTACATCAGAAGAGGCTGGAGAAAGTTCTGTCGTGCTAACAGATGCGCCATAGGAGACTTATTTGTGTTCAATGTGGTTGGAGATGGGAAAACTACTCCACTAATGTGTGTATGTCCGGAAAGGGAAGAGTGA
- the LOC125609043 gene encoding uncharacterized protein LOC125609043: MFDDSDGASSEDDNFSTYGESPIEEDEDSPTLPSKKRYQNFLMSESKGNLEVLKLEMSSLDLAVGQRYLTKKHLKRRLKLFTVRHQFDFDVEISNLTTYVVKCWVDGCTWRVRASTEGLSPQFYIRIYDSDHACSVTERSNRSRNATPDILGELYKNFLGDVGPAVRPESVGIAITKQFGVKMEYWKSHRTLKCAREIDEGTPECGFELLPSYLYMIRRANPNTVTRLQIDELGRFMYVFLAFGASVNGFPFMRKVVVVDGTFLNGKYKGTLLTALAQDGNFQIFPIAFAVVDTENDDSWNWFFTQLKVLIPDQEGLAIISDRHNSIGKAITNVYPLAARGICTYHLYKNILGRYKGKDVFRLVKKAARCFRMSDFDMIFEEIEALNPDLHGYLERADVRLWTRVYFPGERYNLMTTNIAESMNRALSHARGLNIVRILESIRVMMTRWFAERRVDARSQSTTLTRGVEKLLQGRVSASRDWTVQRIDDHHTEVKYGAAGESLNVVNLVERKCTCRRFDVEKIPCVHAIAAAEERNVSRISLCSPYYKSTYLASAYAESVMPVDSALPVPDNVANVQCFPPFIRQQPGRPKKIG, translated from the exons ATGTTCGATGACTCGGACGGTGCGTCATCTGAAGATGATAACTTCAGCACATACGGTGAGTCTCCtatcgaagaagacgaagattcACCAACGCTACCTTCCAAGAAGAGATATCAGAACTTCTTGATGAGCGAATCTAAAGGGAATCTGGAGGTTTTGAAGTTGGAGATGTCGTCGTTAGACCTTGCGGTAGGACAACGATACTTGACTAAAAAGCATTTGAAGAGACGACTGAAACTTTTTACAGTGAGGCatcaatttgattttgatgtagAAATATCAAACCTGACAACATACGTTGTTAAGTGTTGGGTTGATGGATGTACATGGAGAGTTCGTGCATCTACCGAAGGATTGTCCCCGCAGTTTTATATTCGTATTTACGACTCGGATCATGCATGTTCTGTAACTGAGCGTTCTAATCGATCTCGAAATGCAACACCGGATATTTTAGGAGAGTTGTACAAGAACTTTCTCGGCGACGTTGGTCCGGCCGTTCGCCCTGAGAGTGTCGGAATAGCTATCACTAAGCAGTTTGGTGTAAAG ATGGAATATTGGAAATCACACCGGACGCTTAAATGTGCAAGGGAAATCGATGAGGGCACACCTGAGTGTGGTTTTGAACTCTTGCCTTCTTACTTATACATGATAAGAAGGGCAAATCCGAATACAGTTACGCGTCTTCAAATCGATGAGCTTGGAAGATTCATGTATGTGTTTCTTGCGTTTGGTGCGAGCGTTAATGGGTTTCCTTTCATGCGCAAAGTTGTTGTCGTCGACGGTACGTTTCTTAATGGTAAATATAAAGGGACGCTACTCACAGCACTAGCTCAGGATGGTAACTTTCAGATTTTTCCAATAGCCTTCGCAGTGGTTGACACTGAAAATGATGATTCGTGGAATTGGTTTTTTACGCAACTAAAAGTGTTGATTCCTGACCAGGAGGGTCTTGCGATAATATCAGATAGGCATAACTCGATAGGGAAAGCAATTACAAATGTGTATCCGTTAGCTGCTCGTGGAATATGCACCTATCATTTGTATAAAAACATATTGGGACGGTACAAAGGAAAAGATGTATTTCGGCTGGTGAAGAAAGCGGCGAGATGTTTTAGAATGTCTGACTTTGATATGATTTTCGAGGAGATTGAAGCACTTAATCCTGATCTCCACGGCTACCTCGAAAGAGCTGATGTCAGACTGTGGACACGTGTTTATTTCCCGGGCGAGaggtacaatttgatgactacgaACATAGCGGAATCAATGAACAGAGCATTATCGCATGCTAGAGGTCTTAACATTGTTCGAATATTGGAATCGATACGGGTTATGATGACCAGATGGTTTGCTGAACGAAGAGTGGATGCCAGATCGCAGTCAACCACACTCACGCGCGGTGTGGAGAAACTATTACAA GGACGTGTAAGTGCCTCCCGGGATTGGACGGTTCAAAGGATTGATGACCATCACACTGAAGTTAAATATGGCGCTGCTGGCGAGTCTTTGAATGTTGTTAATTTGGTTGAGCGAAAGTGCACATGTCGGCGTTTCGATGTCGAGAAAATACCATGTGTACACGCAATCGCAGCTGCAGAGGAAAGAAATGTTTCTCGTATATCACTGTGCAGTCCTTACTATAAAAGCACTTATTTAGCTAGCGCATACGCTGAATCGGTCATGCCGGTTGACTCAGCGCTACCTGTTCCAGATAACGTGGCTAACGTACAGTGCTTTCCACCGTTTATTCGTCAACAACCGGGAAGACctaaaaaaataggatga